In the Cylindrospermopsis raciborskii Cr2010 genome, GGAAGTGGGTGTCACCGCACTAGCTCCACCTCCAAGAATCTTAGCACTGGTAATTTCTTCTTGGGTTTCGGCCACATAAGCGATCGCTGCGCCAACGGGAGCAGTTTCACCAGCTTGAACGAGAATATGGGCTAGAAATCCTTCATAAAAAGACTCTACATCCATATCAGCCTTATCTGACTCAACAACCACCACTGTTTCACCTTTTTCCACTTTATCTCCTGGTGATTTGACCCAAGAGACTATTTTTCCTTCCGTCATGGTGGAACTTAGGGCTGGCATAAATACTTCATGAATGCTCATAATGGTGGCTTTAGAATCAATTTGGTAATTTTTTGAGTGGAATTTAACGTATGTTCCCAAATCAAATTGTAGCTCACCAAGGGAATTTTTCGCCAAACATTTAGGTCAGGGTGGAACTTAACTGGGACTTAACGGGAACTTAAACTTGGTGTGAAATATCCATATAGTAAATTGTATGGTGCAATGGGTGGTTCAATAATGGGAGATCCTAATTGACTTATAGTCGTGTTGGGCCACCCACTCTGATACAAGTTACTGTCTTCCGCTTTCTCACACACACAACCATGTTAGCAAGACTCAAGTTTTTTTTAATTTTTGCCCTAGGTACTTTCATTAGTACTGCTGGACTTTATTGGATTCAGCATCAACCTTCTATAAGGTTGACCCTATCCGCCCATGGACAGCCACAAATAATCCCTAAGCAAATAAATCCCGATGAAGCACGAATAAACTTGGAACGTTCTGATTACCACATAATTCCTTTAGAAACAGTAAATTCTCTTTTGATAGGAAGTGACCCTGCTACTATAGCTTTAAATATGATTGATGAAGGTAAAGAGTCTCATAAAAAAATACAAGTGCAGGTAGTGTATCCCCAACCTAATCAGGCCTTGGTTACAATTATCAAACCCTCACCAGCTAAAAATAGCGTGGTCAACACCACTAAATATCGTGTTGAAATGAGTCGCTTTGGGCGATCGCTGTTAGTAAATTCACCACAAGTATGGGAGGTGATCTGGGCTGGATCCCAAAGAGATTGTTTTTCTCAGGATCTAACCCAGGATGATCTTAGTCAGGACTGTGATTAGACTTCACCACGAATCTCTTCAATCACACCATCACGAAGAACGATTTCAACCTGCATTTTACTAATCAGATTATCACCAGTTTTCACCTGGAAAAAACTTTCCATTTGAAACTGATTGACCTCCTGCTCCAAATCCAAATACTGTACTTGCTGAAGGTTTTGCAATAATTGGTTCTTCTGTTCCAACAACTCGCTTTTCTTCTGGTTAATTTGTAGTTGAACATTGTCGATTTGTTGTAGAGTTTGGGGACCGGGGGGTTGCAGACTCTGTTTTTGAATAACACTAATTGTTCTTTGTCCTTCCATGTCAAGTTGTTGCAACTGCTGATCTGTTTGGTTGATCTGTTCTTGCAATTGTTGTTGTACTTCCTCTTTCCATAGTGGAGTTACAATCACCTTCACGTTAACAACACGTTTGAGCATTAATTCCAGATTCGATAGTTCCATAAAGATTATAGGTTTACCCTAACTAGTTTGTAATTGTTTTTAATTAGACCTACTTGACAAACATGCTGTCAATAGTATCACCATACTTTTGTGCCACAACATGACGACGAATTTTCATGGTTTGGGTCATCATGCCATTTTCCATGGAAAAGGGTTCCGGGATTAGCTTAAAGGGCCCAATGCGGTCATCAACCCTATAACCTGGACGATTTTGCACCTCCCTATTTAATTCCTTCCGATATAAATCCTGAATTATTTTGTTCTCTAAGTCAATTTTTTGACCGATTTTTTGATCTTCATTTTCCGTGGAATCATCCTGAGTAGGTAAATTGATATTCTCAACTTCCGCCCATTTTTCCAAAGCATCCAGGTTAGGAACTATTAAAGCACCAAGACTGCGCTGATCTTGTCCTACCAGCATAATTTGGTCAATATAGGGCGATCGCAAGCAAGCATCTTCTATAGGTTGGGGTTCAATATTTTCACCATTGCTTAATACAATAGTATCCTTAGCTCTACCAGTTAGCACCAAGTCATTTTCAGGTGTTACCCAACCTAAATCACCGCTATTAAACCAACCATCATTGTCAATAACCTGTCTTGTAGCTTCCAAATTCTGATAATAGCCCTCCATCACCTGGGGACCTTTAAGTAGAACTAAGCCAATTTTCCCTGGAGATAGAGGGTCTTTTGTTTCTTGGTGAACTATCTTCACCTGAGTTCCTGCTATTGGTTGTCCCGAGGATCCGCGTAAATTTCTCCAGATACGACGAGCATTAGTGACCGGTGAAGTTTCCGTCAATCCATAACCCTGTAAAATCTCCACCCCGATAATTTCAAAGAAGTTGTCTATATGTCTAGGCAGTGCCCCACCTCCACTAATCACCTGCTTGATTTTTCCTCCTGTAGCTTCTCGCACTTTAGCATAAACTAACTTTTCTCCCAATATTTGTAATGGTGATAAGACTAATTGCTTAATTTTTGCTGCCCATCTTATCCATTCTGAAGCACCAATATGCTCTAAACTTAATCCCTGGGCAACACGTCGAGCGAAAATATATTCTTGACCCATTTTCAGCAAGAATTGAATTAGTTTTTGTTTTTTCACTGGTTGGCTACGGAACTGCTTTTGCACCCCTTCATAAATTGACTCCCACAGTCTGGGCACGGCAATCATAAAGTTAGGTCTAAACCTTTTTAGGTCTTCTTTAATCATTCTCAAATTTGTATATATTTGTGTACAACCTTGAGAAAGTAAAAAATATTCGCCACTGCGCTCATAACTGTGCCAGGTTGGTAAAATGCTTAAAGCCACATCACCAGGTTGGGGTTGAACTATAGTTCCCAGGGTTTGAACCTGATGTAATAAGTTGTTATGGGAAAGCATAACACCCTTGGGTTTACCCGTAGTTCCGGAAGTGTAAATCAAGGTTGCTAAAACATGACCAGCAATTGTGACAGGAGTCAAAGTATGATCATTAGCCAGATTTAACAGCTGAGTAAAATTCATCACCGAATAGGTTTCTATAATAGGCAAGGTATTCCACTCAGGCATATCCGTTTCATCAGAAAGTAAAATGACCAGCTTAATTGGTAGCTCAGCCAAATCAGGTTCTAGCTTATTTAACGTTTTAACATCTTCAACTACCACAACCGTACTACCACTGTGGGAGATAATGTATAGTAATTCATTCTTTTCAGCTTGGGAGCTACGAACTGCATTCACTGCTCCAGCAGTCATAATACCTTGGTCTGCAATAAACCAACGGGGACTATTATCTGCTATGAGAGCAATGCGTGGGGGGTGGGGATCATCATCATTTTTGTTTACCCCCAAGACCTGTAAACCTATGGCAAAACGCTGGATTTGATCCCACAATTGGGAGTAGGTGATTTTGACCTCTGGTTTGCTATGGGGGTTATATAGAGCAGTGATATCGCGAAAATGTTGAGCTGCTAATGGCCATATTTCTGGTAAGGAATGGATACCAGAATAACTAGTCAAATCTTGTATTGCCTTTTTTTCTCGATCTGTAAAGGTAGATAAAAAAGGAGGCTGAAGTTGCATAATTGACAAATGGTATACAGAAATAGTTTATGATGGCATATTATATAATAGTGGGGTAGTGGTTTTTGGGTGGAAATCTAAACTAATGAAGGAGGTGATTAATAATAGTTATAATTGGGGGGCTATTAGCCAGTATTGTTAGTGCTGTTATTTGCTTGATTTTACCCAAATTTTTATCTTTGTTCTCATCTGGAAAAAATAATCATCTTGAGAGGGATAGAAACCACAGTGGAATCACGAGTTTTCCTTATTGTACAGTTTATAAATTAACAGGTAGTCAATGGTGCAAGTTTAGTCCCCAGTTTTGTGAGCGATGTTCTTCTTACCGGGAACATGAGAAACTGAAAAATTCATGGAAGTAGTGACACAAAAACTCGTAAATCCTTCAATTAGGGACATTCCAACCTACATAGCTCAAATCATTTAATTTACTTATAGGTCATAAAAGAAATTTAAAACTAAATGGTTGGTCTAATCTTAGAATTATGGTTGATGATTAAATAATGTCTAAATTTTAGGCAAATCGAGGCAATAAAGACCAAATTAAGGGGGAATCATCTATGAGTCTAATGGATGTCGTCACTTTTACGTTATTCAACGCAGTTGCTTGCATGGTTTTGCCTAAACTGATCTCAATTGTGTTTCCCATTCATAAGAACAGAATAGAGAGCAAACCAAAACCCCCAAATCCCATACTGCAAGGGAAGCAGTACAAGAGATGGCTTTTCCTACTCCAACAGTAGTTTTTAAAAACTGTGGCTTAAAACCCTATTTAGGGGATAGATTTTTACGATTTTCCCTTCGCCATCTAGCTCTGACTAAGCGAATCTCATTATAGGTATAACTATCACCCAAATAATCTCGAATGGGGGTTAAATTAATGTCACCCAAAACATCTATGACCTGCCAAATTTTCTTTTGTCTATCCAAAGGTATTAACAAATTCAAATCAACAGGTTGTTTTTTTTCTATCAGGTCTGACAGATGACGAATAATGGTGGCAGTTTTCATATTCCGTTTTTGGGCAATTTGTTCAATAGTGAATCCTTGCTGGTGCAATTCCAAGGTAGTTGATTCTGTATTAGTTATTAGATCATCATCACTCTTTTTTGGTGGTTGCCAACTTTGTTCTTGAATATAGGATTGAATAACTGCCAAAAACCTTTCTCCATATTGGTTGACCTTATAACTAACCACCCCAGAAATTTGTCCTAACTCTTCTAGAGTTCTGGGTTTGATTTGGGCCATTAGTCGTAAGGTCGAATCTTGAAAAATAATATAGGGAGCTAAACCCAGTTCGTCAGCAATTTGTTTTCGTAGCTGTCTGAGTTCATTCATCAGAGCTTCTATATCTAAAGCCTTAGTATTAACAGCGACCAAATCAGCCTTTTGATATACGGGAGCAGCAATTGAAACTTGTCGTTGTTTTCGCATCACCTCCCAACTTAAAGCATTTAATTTTAACACCGAATAGCCATCATTAGTTTGTTCCAATAACCCTTGGTGCAACAAAGATCTGCATAACATTTTCCATTCATCTGCTGTTTTATCTTTCCCGATACCATAGGTAGAAAGTTGATCATGTTTATGCAAAGAAATTTTTTGATTTTTCGTCCCTCTTAACACATCAATAATATAATTCATACCATATTTTTCCTGACATCGTGCTACACAAGATAAAAACTTCATTGCTTCCACAGTCCAATCTTGCAAGGGTTTGGGATAACGGCAATTATCACAATTAGCACAACTACCAGGAAATCTTTCCCCAAAATACCCCAATTGAATTGTGCGTCTACAGTCCGTTCCTTCAGCATAATCTATCACTTGTCTTAACTGCTGTTTAGCAATCAGCTGTTCTTGGGGATCGGTTTTCTTACCTATACTCCATTCAATGGTTTTCACATCACCAAAACTAAAAAATAAGGTGCATCGAGAGGGTTCCCCGTCTCTTCCAGCGCGACCTGACTCCTGATAATAACTTTCTAAATTTCTGGGCAAGTCACAGTGAATGACAAACCGTACATCAGGTTTATTAATACCCATGCCAAAGGCAATAGTTGCCACCATAATTCGCACATCATCACGGATAAATCGAGTTTGGTTTTTGGCTCTTTCGTGATCAACTAAACCTGCATGATAGGGTAAAGCAGCAATTTGACTATTCTGTAGTTTTAAGGTTAGTTCATCTACGTTCTTACGGGTTAGACAGTAAATAATTCCCGAACCCTCATTTTCTTTAATAATTTCTAATATTTCCCCATAGGAATTTCTATTTTTAGGCCGCACTTCATAGTACAGGTTCTGTCGGTTAAAACTAGCAATGTGAACCGCTGGTTGTTTCAATCCCAACTGTTGGATGATATCAGCTCTCACTCTATCGGTAGCAGTTGCGGTTAGAGCTATGGTGGGAACATGAGAAAATCGCTTCCTCAACAAGATTAATTGTCTATATTCTGGACGAAAATCATGACCCCACTCAGAAACACAATGGGCTTCATCAATAACAAAGTTAGCCAGGCCAAATTTTTCTTTAACCACATCTAAAATGGGCAAAAATCTCTCGCTCACTAATCTTTCTGGAGCTACATATAATAATTTCACCTTACCATTCATGATCGCTTCTTCCCGAGAGCGAACTTGATAAGTAGTGAGACTGCTATTAATAAGAGTGGCAGAAATATTATTATTTCTTAGTGCTTCCACCTGATCTTGCATTAATGCTATCAGGGGAGATACTACAACTGTTAAACCTGGTTTCAAAAGAGCTGGTAATTGGAAACATAGGGATTTTCCACCTCCCGTGGGCATAACTACCATTAAATCACGGTTTTCTAGTGCATCTTCTATAATTTGTCTTTGTCCGGGACGAAATTGGTCATAACCAAAGTATTTTTTTAATTCTTTTTCTAAATCGGGATACTGCATCATGGTCAGTAACTAGGGGTAGATCAATCTAATCTTTAGCAATGACAATATCAGAAGTTAATTCAACTCTATGGATAATTTCTAAGGTCACCTCCGTACTTACCTTTCCTATGGTCACCTGTTTAATCACTTATATTATCCCGAGCGCAGGACTAACTGTGAAGACTACCATCTGGCATAATCGCACCGGTTAAAAAAGTTTCACTCATGTCCGTAGCACTTAAATTTGCCATGGACAAGTTCACTTCACACATGTTGGCTTCACTTAAATCCGCACCGGTTAGATCCGCTCCTTGTAGGTCAGCTTTCCACATCCGCACACCGCCCATTTTTGCGCCATTCAATTTGGCGCTTTGTAAGTTGGCAGCTGTGATTGATGCTTGATGTAAATCAGCATCACACAAATTGGCATCTACTAGTAATGCTCCACTAAGATCGGACTCATTTAAATGAGCATTGATTAGTATAGCCTGTGTCAAATCAGCTCCGCACAAAATTACTTCCGATAAATGGGCATTTTCTAGTTTTGCACCTCGCAGATTGGCTTGGCTTAAATTCGCTCCACTCAGGGAAATTCCCGTCATATCGGACCAACTTAGATCTGCTCTAGCAAAGTCAATACCACCTAAATTAACCCCCCTGAGATTGACTGCTCGCAAGCAAATACCATTGAAGTTTCTTTCTCCCCTAGCGTATCTATTTAGTAGTTCTTTCACTTCCATGGTTATACCTCCACTTTATTCCGTATTCCCTATACTTTGATAAACCAACGTTGTCGATACATGAAAAATGCTAGACCGTACCACAATGATAGGGTAGCAAGTGCAAATAAAAATGAGCCGTTGGTATTACCTACCCAGGAAGCAAACAGATTGCGGTAAATCCAATTGTATACGCTTATGGCATTATCTCCTTCACCAATTTTCAATTTTACGGTGACTTTAATGAGAAAAACTGATGCAACAAACAGGGCGATCGCATTT is a window encoding:
- a CDS encoding YlqD family protein, with protein sequence MELSNLELMLKRVVNVKVIVTPLWKEEVQQQLQEQINQTDQQLQQLDMEGQRTISVIQKQSLQPPGPQTLQQIDNVQLQINQKKSELLEQKNQLLQNLQQVQYLDLEQEVNQFQMESFFQVKTGDNLISKMQVEIVLRDGVIEEIRGEV
- a CDS encoding AMP-dependent synthetase/ligase, producing the protein MQLQPPFLSTFTDREKKAIQDLTSYSGIHSLPEIWPLAAQHFRDITALYNPHSKPEVKITYSQLWDQIQRFAIGLQVLGVNKNDDDPHPPRIALIADNSPRWFIADQGIMTAGAVNAVRSSQAEKNELLYIISHSGSTVVVVEDVKTLNKLEPDLAELPIKLVILLSDETDMPEWNTLPIIETYSVMNFTQLLNLANDHTLTPVTIAGHVLATLIYTSGTTGKPKGVMLSHNNLLHQVQTLGTIVQPQPGDVALSILPTWHSYERSGEYFLLSQGCTQIYTNLRMIKEDLKRFRPNFMIAVPRLWESIYEGVQKQFRSQPVKKQKLIQFLLKMGQEYIFARRVAQGLSLEHIGASEWIRWAAKIKQLVLSPLQILGEKLVYAKVREATGGKIKQVISGGGALPRHIDNFFEIIGVEILQGYGLTETSPVTNARRIWRNLRGSSGQPIAGTQVKIVHQETKDPLSPGKIGLVLLKGPQVMEGYYQNLEATRQVIDNDGWFNSGDLGWVTPENDLVLTGRAKDTIVLSNGENIEPQPIEDACLRSPYIDQIMLVGQDQRSLGALIVPNLDALEKWAEVENINLPTQDDSTENEDQKIGQKIDLENKIIQDLYRKELNREVQNRPGYRVDDRIGPFKLIPEPFSMENGMMTQTMKIRRHVVAQKYGDTIDSMFVK
- the recQ gene encoding DNA helicase RecQ, with protein sequence MMQYPDLEKELKKYFGYDQFRPGQRQIIEDALENRDLMVVMPTGGGKSLCFQLPALLKPGLTVVVSPLIALMQDQVEALRNNNISATLINSSLTTYQVRSREEAIMNGKVKLLYVAPERLVSERFLPILDVVKEKFGLANFVIDEAHCVSEWGHDFRPEYRQLILLRKRFSHVPTIALTATATDRVRADIIQQLGLKQPAVHIASFNRQNLYYEVRPKNRNSYGEILEIIKENEGSGIIYCLTRKNVDELTLKLQNSQIAALPYHAGLVDHERAKNQTRFIRDDVRIMVATIAFGMGINKPDVRFVIHCDLPRNLESYYQESGRAGRDGEPSRCTLFFSFGDVKTIEWSIGKKTDPQEQLIAKQQLRQVIDYAEGTDCRRTIQLGYFGERFPGSCANCDNCRYPKPLQDWTVEAMKFLSCVARCQEKYGMNYIIDVLRGTKNQKISLHKHDQLSTYGIGKDKTADEWKMLCRSLLHQGLLEQTNDGYSVLKLNALSWEVMRKQRQVSIAAPVYQKADLVAVNTKALDIEALMNELRQLRKQIADELGLAPYIIFQDSTLRLMAQIKPRTLEELGQISGVVSYKVNQYGERFLAVIQSYIQEQSWQPPKKSDDDLITNTESTTLELHQQGFTIEQIAQKRNMKTATIIRHLSDLIEKKQPVDLNLLIPLDRQKKIWQVIDVLGDINLTPIRDYLGDSYTYNEIRLVRARWRRENRKNLSPK
- a CDS encoding pentapeptide repeat-containing protein — protein: MEVKELLNRYARGERNFNGICLRAVNLRGVNLGGIDFARADLSWSDMTGISLSGANLSQANLRGAKLENAHLSEVILCGADLTQAILINAHLNESDLSGALLVDANLCDADLHQASITAANLQSAKLNGAKMGGVRMWKADLQGADLTGADLSEANMCEVNLSMANLSATDMSETFLTGAIMPDGSLHS